gcagcagcacagaaaacaccagtttattacaaaacaattaaatgtgtccttgctaattgaaacacattcataatcattactttaaacggttctttgtggcaagccttatgtgtgtggtcataacgcttattataggctatagtctatttaagtaattaaattaatataaaggggcgacgcatttactacttttaaaaaatgcgggtcgggtacaatattttatttttatttttttgtggtccgagttgcgggcgggttagttgaaaacatcagtcgggtgcgggttgtttatacattgacccgcgcatcactggcaGCTACCATTGGATCATCTTGTTGAAATGAAAGATAGAGCTGTGCATCTTCAATGGTAGGGGAagccatgtgcctgtatgatgggacccagtgatgaagtgtatatggagaagaagaggggtccaagaactgatccctgaggaaccccagtggccagttgatgtgctttggatacctTCCCTCCCCAAGACATAAATGAACTACCAGTAAAATAGGATTCAAACCAGCGAAGTGGAATCCCTGTGATGCTCAGTGTTGAGAGGACAGACAGGATGATCTAATAatcgacagtgtcaaaagcaCCAGATGGATCCAGTAGAATAGGATGTCAGATGATTATTAGATGAGTGGGTATGGGATCAAGTTAACTTGGAAGAGTTAGATTTGCAAATGAGATGGGAAAGTTCTAGTTCAGATGGCAAGGTAAAAGAAGAGTAAGAAGGCAGTCAGTTGAGACACAATGAATTACAATATGTGTTAGCCAAATAAACTAGCTGTTGGTGGATAGCGCTTATTTTTGTcactgaaaatatacataaatgcatCAGTGCAGTAGAGACATGCAGAAAGACTGTCAGGTGGTTTCAGAATAAGATTTACAATGAAGAAACATTCTTACGCATAACTATCTCCAGAATGTATATtaacaaacaagaaaaagaaaataaaaaagagtggAATGTTGATTTTAtcagcttaaaaaaaacaaataaattacatttatctgatgcttttatccaaagcgacttacaattactatatatgtcagaggtcacacgcctctggagcaactaggagttaagtgtcttgctcagggacacattggtgtcacacagtggattcaaacccgggtctctcacaacaaaggcatgtgtcttatcccctgcaccaacaccacccatTTTTATGCTGAATTACTAAAATGAGACAGTTTTTGCATTTCAAAAAGTTTATctagcattttgttttgtttgtcagatATTATCTTTATTGATCATTTATGGTGTCTTATAATTCTTAAGTATATAAACACAAATGTCTCCAGAATCGTTTTTGgctaattattttagtttgttcacttttttgcccattttgaatatttaattattgtatttcCATATTCATCTTTTTGActgacttttgtttttatttttccatcatATTATTTCAAGCAGGATTGTTAGTAGAAACTATATGGCTTCAAATATAGGCTGCTGTTTTATTAATACTGATATATACACTAACATCTTATTACTTTCTTTGCTTTATCACACAGTtcctcctatatatatatataatgagattATATctcatcataatatatatatataattttttttctttagctacACCTGATTTTTCCTATGCTagaccttttttttctctttcttttttctttctttttttatcaatgttgaattgTTAGCATTGGTTATGCTTATCTTAGTTAGCATCATTGAAGGCATCTTAAGTAAAACGGTTTTTAAAGACTATTTAAATTATTAGTTTAGTTATCATTTATGCAATAAATACTTTGCTcagttaattatatataattacaatgatATCAATTATATAAGGTTGAAGGGgggaattttaaaatgtttttccaccaagatttaaaatatgaataccttcgatatatgttttattatatgtGTGTTGGTGCCAATCTGTGCATAATGTCTCTTCACCTGTGTAATTTTAGACAGCAGCGTGtgaaatttacttttattttgggtGACTATGTGACGTCATAAGTCATCGCCGTTCTCCTGCATCTGTTGTGATCAGGTTGGGAAAAGGTGGGTGTTTTAAAACATCTAAAGTGCTTAAATCGGTACAATTGATTAAAACGAAGCTTTTACCAGCGAAGTAAGTGAGTTAacagttattcattttttaacatTGTAGTGCTTTATCTAACATTACAAAACGTTATTTTTATGAGTAAAGCCTGTCCGCACATGAGCAACAGAAAAGGTGCGTCATATTTCGTTCCCAAATATCATCAATCAGTGTATCGTAAACGCAAACTCTCACTGGCAAGCAATGTTGGGAGAAATTGAGCTTTTCGGAACTCCGAGTCAATTGAATCAATTGCTTCGCCAAATGATTCACTGCGTTCGAATCACCGCTTCAATCTAATCGCTGTTGGTCAAAACAGTGTAAAGGCAACAACAACACAAGCATgaacattaaatatatacatatataaatcacAATCAAATATTAAGTGCAAGTGTAGgttttgttcttttattaattaaaagttcAAGTTTTGTGGCTAATCAGGCCATTTAAGACAATTCGTCACTATGTGTTGACTACTGAACTAATGAGCTGATTAAGAAATTTAGTTTCGGTTTTATTTCTGTCCGATTTTATTAGCATCTTAATCATGATAATGTgtgaaaacacagaaaacaccCTGATGAAGCACCTGAGATCCATGTAAAATACTGttatggagtttattaaagaggagagtgatgaCATGAGGATTGAAGAAGCCAAACAAGAAGTCAAAcaagaagatactgaggaacaaacaggttggtttccattctcaaagatgaatactGATGCTTATTAAactctctttaaaaaaatatataatgttttgcaATGTCATATATGTCCTAACTAAAGCTGTTTAATGTGAGCACATGCCCAGTCAAATACTAATGCTACCTTAAAATGCACCTCATAAACTTCTACTTCCAAGCTGGGCATTTGTTATTACAcatttaaacacataaaaaatgaaataagattAGAACTGCAATTTAGAATCTACTTCTAAATTTAAACCCAAAAAGATAATTAATTTCTGTCGCATAATTATGCAACAATATCcaacaaaaatcttaattttgcatacagaaaaactgtaaaaggtGAGTAATCAACGTTACGCTTGTTTTTTTTCATAGATCTGATGGTGTTGAAAGAGGAGACAAGAGTACTACATAAAATTGAAGAGAAGGACCAATATTTCACAACTGGAGAAAAATCAATTAGCTGCTTACAGACTGGAAAGACCTCACAAAAAGGAACTCAAAAGACAGAAACTAAAAGTTTCACCTGCCAACAATGTGGGAAAAGTTTCAACCGAAAAGGAAACCTTAATTACCACacgagaattcacactggagagaagccttacacgtGTCCTCAATGTGGGATAAGTTTTATTCAAGGAGTAATGCTTAAAAGGCACATTAggactcacactggagagaagcctttcacctgcaaactgtgtggaaagagtttcattcGAAAAGGATGCCTTAAAAGTCACATGAGAACTCATACTGGAGAGCAGCCTTACACATGCTCTCAGTGTGAAAGGAGTTTTGCACATAGACAGACTCTTAATGCCCACATTAGGATTCACAGTGGGGAGAGACCttacacctgccaacagtgtggaaagacttTCTCTGAAAGTGGAaaccttaaagtccacatgaggattcacactggagagaagcctttcagctgccaacagtgtggaaagagtttcaatcAAAAAGGAAactttaaagtccacatgagagttcacaatGTGGAAAAGCCTGAAAactgtgtggaaagagcttcacaGCAGAAGTAACGTTCACACCGCTGCAGACGAGAGCGtcaaaagcccctttcacactgccattccggcaaatacacgggtaaagtgttccggcaatggttcccgggtcgctagattttgcacgttcacactgccagtgatttactgaaatatgtgcatgctttcacacacaacccgtaaagatcccgtaacgacacgtgacatcagggcgtgtggtgtaatgtacgagtcgaaaacgtgaggcacgttatactttcactgaagcaagcccCAGTGTATGTGACTGAGAGCTGGCGTCCCATTATGGTGCATGTAGCTAGTATACTACCACTAGATGGTTTGCATTGAGCAGTTCAACAGAAAAAACTACTGCAAAAGCAGTGAAGGAGCTGTTACACTTCCCAGATGATACGACAGCACCCCAGACAACAGTTGCACGCTATCTGAAAAAAGTACATTGCTGAAATTGATCTGAACACCCTTTAACTTTTCCTTCGGCTTTGTACTGGTTCAGATATAATAGAGAAGCCTATTacaattgaatttattgaaacaaCAATTAGTTTCAAATCAATTAAGATCCTCACAAGCTCAGTGTGGGTTATGGATATTATTTAGGTCCACAAGCAAAATTAAACCATCCATGTGAAGAAATCAAGAAACATGACAGGGCTAAACAGAAATTTGTACACAAGTGAATTGACCCAACATTTGGCGCGATGATAATACAACTGTTTTCAGGATTGTTGCTGTTCTACAAAGTCAGTTTAAGTTAAGTTGCGAACTTTCTAGAGTTGTTTGACTCCACCCAGATATTATGTTCAGATATGTAAGTTGCTTGTGAACATCAAAATTATTCCAaatatgcttttcttttttcagagATTTTGGAATTAAACTGTGAATTATGTTGGTGTGTTCTGATCTTTAAGAGTTTTGAGTGCGATGTTTCAAAATGGTTTTGGTGATGGTCTTCAGGCCACAGATTAATTTTAGCATTAAATGAAGACAtaatatcttgatttaagaaattGGAAAAAACAAAGCCTATATGTAGTCCTTGATATATAATACACCGAATTAAATTAGTGGGTACATTTCATTACAACTTACTGTTAGCTAATAAAAGCATTGAACTGGCTTTCGGCCAGttattatttgtatctttacactGTCCATGACAAACAATAAGAAATTTGAAAAGTGATTACAAAATCGAAATTCTTGACAATCACCCTTTTTCTGACTGTAAATATGACCCTACAGACATATTAATTGATTTATcacaaatatagtgtagttacagataatcaaataaaaaaacaacatacaatttataagagacaataatataaatacaaatatgaattCATAGTAACATTTATTTACACAGTTTACAGTACTGATTAATAACAGCCTTAAAATTCATGCAATTAAGGCAAAAATGCAGTCAATGTCTGAGTGTAGGCAATTTAATTGTCCTGTCCTCTTATCTGTGGCACAACATCACTTAGATGTAAATCTAGTGTTTGTGTTCTTGTAGAGGGAAACTGCAAGCCTAATTCCTCCCATTATAATTGTGCAAAAATCAAACACGTCCACATCACATGGCACAAGACTTTAGATCTTGCCGTTTTCTTTACAAGTAGTTAATTCATCAGTCAGTGGAACAACATGGTCTTCCACTCCCCACAATACATACCATATTGGTGGGACATTGGTGTTTTTAGACGGCCTTATGCGATGAGCGTTCCAAGCATCTTTTATCTCAATTAATTCctataaaagaaacaaaatacaatGCCTAAATTGTCCGAATAGAATAGTTTTGGCCTATAGCCTACATCTTATACACTGATTTCAAAGTGAATTGGGGTCCCAGGGAACGGATCTCTGTCCAgtgctgaaataaatacattacaaacATATGAAGAGTGTGCAATAGTTTTACACATATTAATGACATGAAAAGGAATTGTGATAGAGCTCTTTCCAAAACATCACAGGTGAAAAACCCTTCATCCTTGAGTTCTCCTGGAAGTGTGATCAAGTGTGTTCCCTTCTTTCTCATCACTCCCCACCAGCTTTCAATTCGCTGGTTTGCAGTGGTTTTCCCTGTAATCTAACTGTGTTCTGCTCCTTTTCCGTCTTCACCGTTTCTCCGCAAATACCGCTGAATATCTCTCACCACCGCATTCTCCGAGCCCATGTCAGTCCGCACAAGCTTGGGACACCCTCCAAAGCGCTCAACTGTTTCTACACAGAAGCCACCAATAACTTTAGCCACATACTTTTATCTTAGAATGTCTGTATAAATCATTCCCAACTCAAAATAAAACCCAATTAAAACCTAATTAACTTTTTGACAAATAGATCtctaagaaataaagaaaaactgcTGCAGCAATTCAACATCTTCCTTGAAATcatcctgattaaaaaaaaaaaaaaaaaaaaaaacatggttaaatATTAATCTTTCTTCTAGAGGGTTGAGGTGCATTGGTAGAAGCATGTCTGTCTCAATCTACACTTTTCTGAAGACCGAACTCATTATTAGTTGAAGGCCATAAATCAgactttttcatcataattaaagGTGTTAGTTCATCTTTAGTCATATCCTCACAAACACAGCTTCCTGATACTTTTTtaagaataaatgtataaattaaaaataataacaaataactataataaataaatatcattgcACCAACATAATTAGTTTCCCTACTAGTCACTTCAGGATTTCCATCTTAAGCAGGTTTAACGCTGGTTaagtgtaatataaaaaaaaaaaaaaaaaagctcacacaaaaaaaatcacaataataacGCATTGAAACATCATGTTATTGTTTGTGTAATATTggcttgttttgtgttttattattggTATGTCTCTATAGTCTAAACATTTATGTGCACTTTTGTGATTTGAAGCAACGTGTGAACgcgacttttattttgtttttgcgaTATGTCGTCATAGGGACGCGCCGTTCTCCATGATCTGTTGTGATTTCATTTAAAGAAAGGTTGGTTTTatggtttcatgaccctttaagcatttacagtttttaaataGATGCCAACCCTTTTGTCTATTGTTTTACGATGCAAAGTAAATTATGAATGCAGAAAAGTAATGGTTTATCAATTATACAATTTATCAACAATAATGAACGCCATGTTTTGTGTTTAAAGCGCATCCACAcgtgagtaaaaaaaaaggttaacgcAATTGCCGCTCTTTATATCGTGTATCAGTTTTTACTATCCATCACTATTACCTTTTCTCCAAGTTGATGGAGTAACGGAGCTTTTTGAAATTACGAGTCAATTGAACCAATTGCTTCTCGAAATGATTCACGGATTCGAATCGCTCGGTTCACGTCAGGCTTAAAACACCTGCTGCTCAAAACAGTGTAATAACAACGACAGAAAGAACCCCGCAAACCGATAATGACAACTTAAACCAGTAGCAAATAATCTACAAATCATTTAATACCAAATTAGAggcttatattaaaataatagcatTCATACATTCACTGCTAAATTTAGCTGATTGACAGGCATCCAGagatttagtttgtttttatttttttttttctcttaattatAAACTCATCAACTCCTGATGAAGCACCTGAGATCCACGTGACACACTTTTACGAAGAtggcgtttattaaagaggagagtgaagacgtgaagattgaagaaacattcagagtcaaacaagaAGAGACCGAgaaacaaacaggttggttttcatTCTCAAAGATGAATTATCCTTATTCAGATGTCTACAGATGTTTTGTGAGACATGTTCacaacttttgttgttgttttggtctAAATCTCTACAGAAATGAAtgatatttttgaagaatgtcaTAGACATTtcttaaagcatttttatttgaCATGGACATTGTGCATTCATTTTTATGTACGTCACacttaaaatgagaaaaaataatattgaagtagcataaactaaattattttaaattgctattTACTTGTAAACCTTTAACAATCGAAGCCATTCATTTCTGTGACTTTATTATGCAACTATATctaacaaaaatatacattttaaataaagtaagcAATAATGTGAATCGTCAACTTTATATGTGTTGCAGTACATGACTCTTTTATTTCTCATCCGAAACATGCTTGGTTTTAAACCAAAGTTTTGTTTCCAGAAAGAATGATTGAGAAACATCTGTGCCATTTACTTCGGGAAACAATAACTTTAAAAGGAACAACGTTTGAAAACCATCAGTGGGACAGTCATCTGTAAATGCTTTATGTTCATATtcatatacagtgccctccactaatattggaacctttggtaaatatgagcaaagccAGTTGTGAAAAATAATATGCACGCAATTCTAACCTATctttgaagtaaaacaattgaaaatgaGGGGAAAATCTCATTGTGTCCTGATGGAAAATCTAACCACGGCCCATTATAAGATATTTTACAAAGGCAATCAGGTTTAGATTTCTTGGAGTCCCATGAGGCAGAAAAacagccttgtgggactccgcatgtcatggacgtccacttagacttatgctctcctagactcacataataacttctcccttctaagtatgatctgaaccatttgagtaccatcccagaaagcccgacccagttttccagtctctctagtagtatgttatgatcgacagtgtcaaacgcagctctgagatctagcaataccagcaccgatattttgccagagtcacaatttaagcgaatataatttattatcttaatgagtgctgtctctgtgctgtgatgcggtcgaaaaccagattgaaaattgtccaggtatccatttgagtttaagtatttgttcagctgattaaaaacgaccttttctataatttttccTATAAAATGAAGAATATATATTTGTCTAATATTagtcaagattgctctttttcaggaggggcttaacaactgcattttttaaggagtttggaaatgtcccagaaagaagtgaggtgttcaccccttctaaaagatctgcttctaagcagttaagcacacttttgaaaaaagatgtgggaagtgtgtcaagacagcaggttgacgattttaggtgctgcactatgtcttccagatttttgctatcaattgcttcaaaaatagacatagtatctttttgatattttggcctaatctgtctgacctctgcattgcttgaggatgtgctaatcgccttcctgatattgatgatcttctcagaaaagaaggatgcaaactcattgcatttgctgtctgagagcatttcactgggaatctgacctTGGGAAGtatgtcagtctctcaacagtggcaaaaagagtacgattgttatttaagttactgtttaaggtttgagaagaacctctgtctagctgtggctagttgcACATTGAAAGCACCTCACTTCTTTCACACTAGTGCTGTTTATGCATTTAACATACACCGTGGTGGTTGTGAcat
The DNA window shown above is from Carassius carassius chromosome 26, fCarCar2.1, whole genome shotgun sequence and carries:
- the LOC132106083 gene encoding gastrula zinc finger protein XlCGF49.1-like isoform X2, which produces MEFIKEESDDMRIEEAKQEVKQEDTEEQTDLMVLKEETRVLHKIEEKDQYFTTGEKSISCLQTGKTSQKGTQKTETKSFTCQQCGKSFNRKGNLNYHTRIHTGEKPYTCPQCGISFIQGVMLKRHIRTHTGEKPFTCKLCGKSFIRKGCLKSHMRTHTGEQPYTCSQCERSFAHRQTLNAHIRIHSGERPYTCQQCGKTFSESGNLKVHMRIHTGEKPFSCQQCGKSFNQKGNFKVHMRVHNVEKPENCVERASQQK